GTTTGATTTTAGGAGCTATTGAAATGTTTGCTTTCAACGGCGGCACTTCTTTGTTAATTATTCCTGCCTTATTGGGCGGGCTTATCGGGTTTTTATTTACTACCTCTATTCCGCTCAATCGCTATGTACTGGGAGCTATTGCGGGAGCGGTTTTTTTTATTGCTATTGCTGCTCAATCAGGGCTCTGGTTAGATGATATTGTAACAGGTGCTATTACAGGGCTGCTGATTACGTTTATCACCGGACTTGTAGGCAGCAAACTCAAATAAAACACACATGTTACAAAAACAACAAAAACACAGGTTGCTGTTATCAATAATAGTTGCCTGCTGTTTTTTAATCGCTTGGGCAGCCTGCAAAAGCGGCGGCGATAATGCCGCTACCAAAACTGATAGCACTTCTACCGCCGCCGTCACTGCACCACCGAATAATCCGGCAACACCTTCGGCAAATTTAAGCAATTTGTTTAGCCCCAACGAGGGTGTATTGCGTGGTATAGATTTTAGAGACAATAGAGAACAAATTTCTCAAAAGGAAAATGAAGACAATGCCACCAAATCTACCGCTAATAGCTTGCTCTATTCTGTAGATTTGGCTAATACTGATTTTTCCGACATTCGCTACGAATTTGATGCAACAAAAAACCTCAAAAAAATAGAAGTGGATATTTTTTGTAAATCATCTTCGGCAGCAAAAGATTACCATAAAGCATTGACAGATTTTTTTGATAAAAAATACAAAAAACGCTCTCAGCTTTGGGAAGGTAGCGAAGCCGGAACAACTTATACCATCTATTCCAAATTGATAAATGATAGCGGATCTTCAGGTGTTTATATTGTTTGGGAAAAGATTTAACGTTTTTATTTTAAACCTTTTTCTTCATTGTGCTATCCAAAGCAATCAGATGTTTATCTAATTTTTAACATTCTATTTTTAAAAAAATGAAAAAAACTATTGCTTTATTCTTATTCATACTTTTAACAAGTATAAATACTTACGCACAATCTGATGCCGTAAAACAAGCACAAGTTGAGCGTGAAAAAGCAAAGCGAGAAGCTGAAGCTGAACGTGAAAAATCTAAAAAAGAAGCAGAGAAAGAACGAGATAAAGCAAAAAAAGAAGCCGAAGCTGAACGCGAAGCCGACAAAGAAAGAGCCGAAGCCGAACGCGAAGCTGACAAAGAAAGAACTGAAGCCGAACGCGAAGCCGACAAAGAAAGAGCCGAAGCCAAACGCGAAGCTGACAAAGAAAGAACTAAAGCCGAACGCGAAGCCGACAAAGAAAGGAGAGAAGTTGAAAAAGAAGAACGAGAAAAAGAAAAGGAGAAGGACAAAGAAGATAAAGGAGGAAAAGATAAACAAGACAAAGGAGGAAAGGGAAAAATACCAACGCAAAGAGGTAATAGCGGAAAAAATCTAAAATAAAAAACCTCGCACTCATCTTATAATAGACCTCTTTCATAATAGGACAAAAAGAGAATAAAATTGTAACTTATATTGGATAAGATGGACAGAAATAAGACATAAAAAGCCGAAGGTATTTAAACGGCTGGTAGGAGTAAACTGCGATTTGTTTCGGGAGATGGTTTCGGTGGTAAAAACACCCAAAACAGTATCTACTCATAAGATTACAGGAGGTAGAAGGGGTCGGAAACCCAAGTTATGCTGTGAGGATGAGGTGCTTATGTTGCTGAGTATTACAGGGAGTACCGAATATTCCTGCACATTTCAGCGGATTATGGAATAAGCGAAGCACAATGCTGGCGGATAATAACAAAGATAGAAAAGGTTTTGCTGCAAGACAAGCGGTTTCATTTACCGGGCAAAAAGCGTTTGCTGGAGGATAATAATTTTGAGGTAATTTTGGTTGATGTTTCGGATAGTCCGATAGAGCGTCCCAAAAAAACAGCGCAAATATTATTCAGGGAAAAAGAAGCGACATACACTGAAGAGTCAGGTTGTGGTAGAAAAAGAGTAAAAGATTATCTGTGTAGCGAGTTGTGGGGGAAGAAAACACGACTACAAGCTATTTAAAGAGAGCAAAACGCGGTTTTTACCCGAAAACCAAGTAGAGGTAGATACCGGTTATCAAGGTTTGCAAAAGACCCATAAGCATACCAAAATATCCAAAAAGAGAAGTAAGAAGCACGCACGCACTAACGAAGACCGATAAATTGATGAATAGAGCCATTTCTGCCAGTAGAGTCCAAGTAGAAAATGTGATAAGGACTATGAAAATATTCAGAATCTTAGCTGAAAAATACCGATGCAGGAGAAAGAGGTTCTTCTTAAGACTAAATTTAATTGCAGCTATTTGTAACTACCTATTATGAAAGAGATCTATTATAAAAAATATTCATTTTGAGGCAATTTAATATTTGAAAAATCATAGCTTCATCTCCTGATTTTATTTCTGAAAATATACTTGCAACACCTTCTGTCTTTAATAGACAGAAGGTGTTGCGGTATAATAAACAATGTTTGGGCTAAAATTTTATCTTTGTGCTATGCCCCAAAATTTTGAAATTTCTGTTTTGCCCGATGTTGCTGCCAACACAGATCTCTTGCGCCCTGCCCTCGCCCGCAAGTATGCCCTTGCTGCCGACCATATCGCCTATATTCAAATACAACGCCGTTCTATTGATGCCCGCCAAAATCCGGTGAAAGTATTGCTGCGCGGTATTATTTATTTTTTGGGCGAAAATGTACTCCCTCCCGAAAATGCACTTACTTTTCAGTTTGACCATTCTGTGGCAAATGTGCCACATACCTGTGTGGTAATTGGGGCAGGTCCTGCCGGATTGTTCGCCGCACTTCGCCTGATAGAATTGGGCATAAGACCTCTTGTGCTGGAAAGAGGGAAAAATGTACGCGACCGCCGCCGCGATTTGGCACTGCTCAACCGCGAGCATATAGTCAATAGCAACAGCAACTACTGCTTTGGCGAAGGCGGTGCAGGTACTTATTCCGATGGAAAACTCTACACACGCTCCGACAAACGCGGCAATATTCGCCGTGTACTCGAAATTTTGGTACTCCACGGTGCTAAACCCGATATTTTGATAGATGCCCACCCGCATATCGGCACCAATAAATTGCCGCAGGTGATTACCGCCATTCGAGAGCGCATAGAAGCTGCCGGCGGAGCGGTGCTTTTTCATCAAAAAGTGACGGATTTTGACGTGCAGTCGGGTGCTCTGCAAGCCGTTATTACCGAAAGCGGCGAGCGTTTTGAAGCGCGTGCCGCCATTCTTGCCACCGGACATTCGGCACGCGATATTTTTTATTTGCTGCATCAGAAAAAAATACAAATCATTGCCAAACCCTTCGCTTTGGGCGTGCGCATTGAGCACCCCCAAACCTTAATAGACCATATTCAATATCATACTCCAAAACGCAATGAACATTTGCCGCCTGCTTCGTATAGTTTGGTGCAGCAGGCTGCCGAGCGTGGTGTTTATTCTTTTTGTATGTGCCCGGGTGGCATTATTGCGCCTTGCGCCACACAACCAGAAGAAATCGTAACCAACGGCTGGTCGCCTTCGCGGCGCAATAATCCTTTTGCCAATTCGGGTTTGGTGGTGGAGATTCGCTTGGAGGACATGAAAGATTTTGAACAACAAGGGGCTTTGCAGGCACTTGCTTATCAGCAGGCAGTTGAACAGGCAGCGTGGCGAGCCGGCGGACGGCGGCAAAGTGCACCGGCGCAGCGCGTAACCGATTTTTTACAAAAACGTGTATCGCCCGACTTACCCGAGTGTTCTTATCAGCCGGGTATTGTAAGTGCCGATTTAGATGCAGTGTTACCTGCTGCCGTCGGTGGTCGCTTGCGCGAAGCTTTGCATTTTTTTGGTAAAAAAATGAAAGGCTACCTCACCCGCGAAGCTGTATTGGTGGGCGTAGAAAGCCGCACTTCTTCGCCGGTGCGTATTCCGCGCGATACTGTTTCTTTGCAGCACCCGCAGGTGCAGGGGCTGTTTCCTTGCGGAGAAGGGGCAGGCTATGCCGGTGGCATTATATCGGCGGCTATTGATGGCGAGCGTTGCGCAGAGGCAGTGGCGCGTATGCTTTAAAAACCACCTGTGTGGTAAGTAAGTATATTTAAAGCAAAATATATAGAAAATAGTTGTGTAGTGCCGATGAAATTAAAATAAAATCTGCACAATAAGTGACTTTTAAATAATGCTTTCGTTATTAAAGTTATATATTTAATTATCAATTTTTGTCGTTTTTATTTTTATATTTTTTAGTGCATGAAAAAAGGATTAATATTTTGGGTGTGGATAAGTGCTTTTTTGTATCATAATGCAGGGGCACAAAATGCCGTTGTTGATGGGTTGATTTGTGATTTTTTGTTTTTGGAAGAAATAGATTACAGCGAACCGCAGTACTCCCAACTGAATATAGCACTACAAGGCGAAAACACTTTGGCATTACACGATGTGGCGTTATTTTATAATTTATACGGCTGCCGTACTGCTTGGCTCAAAGGTAATTCGCTGAATGTTGCTGCTCAAAATTTAATTTCCATATTGAAAAATGCCGATACCGAAGGCTTAAATTCTGAAAATTATCACTTCGCCAAATTGAGCAGTGCCGCCCAAAACATCAAAAATTTGCCCCCACAGCAATTATTGGAGTATGAGTTGCTCTTTGCCGATGCTGCTTTGGCGTATGCAAAACATTTGCGCTTTGGCAAAGTCAATCCTTATTCTTTGAATTTCATGTATGAAGTGACACGCGATGATTTTGATATACCCGCTGCCCTGAATGCTGTTTTGAGCAATCAGGAGTCTTTGGTTGTTTTTTTTGAAAATTTAGTGCCGCAATATCGCCAATATCAGCTTTTAAAACAAAATCTTGCCCACTATCGTCAGCGCACTGCTGCCGCTGCTCCTCCGATACAGGTGACTTTACCCCCTAACCAAAAAGCGATTAAACCCGCCGAGCGCAGCGAATCTGTGACTTTGTTGCGCCGCCGACTCCAACAAATATATCCCGACCTGCCCACAAACTACAGCAATAGCGGTGTTTTTGATACTACTTATTTATATACCGACACACTTACTTTATTGCAAATAAAAGCAGGAAAACATATAATCCCCGCTCCCGATTTGAGCGATGCCGTTTTGGATAGTTTTTATGTAACCCCGCAAAACTCAACAACTGCTGCTGCCAACAACAACTTTGACGAACAATTATTTGATGTGCAGTTATTGGAATATGTGAAAAAATTTCAATATTCCTGTAATTTAGATGCAGATGGTGTGGTCGGTACAAAAACTTTAGCCTTCCTCAATCGTAGCGATGCCGATAAAATCAAAGAAATACAATTGGCTATGGAGGCATGGCGGTGGTTGCCGCGCAATGTTGAAGGCACACATATTCTGGTCAATATTGCCGCCTCTTTGCTCACCGTGTATGAAGGCACGGAAAGCGTAATTGCTAAAAGGGTGGCAGTCGGCAAACCTTCGCACAAAACTCCCGTTTTCAGCGATTTAATGACCTATTTTGAAGTTAATCCTTATTGGTCAGTGCCATATAGCATTGCAACCAACGAAATATTACCCATTTTGCGCCGCAATGCGGGTTATTTGGCAGCCAATAATATGAAATTGTACAATACTGCCGGAAATGTCGTAAGTCCTTATGCCGTTAATTGGGGGAGTGTTTCTGCCAAAAATTTCCCTTATGCCATCAAGCAAATGCCCGGTGCCGACAATGCTTTGGGCTATATTAAATATATGTTTCCTAACGAATACAATATTTATATACACGATACTCCTTCTCGGCATTTGTTTAAAAACAGCAATCGCGCCGTCAGTCACGGCTGCGTGCGCTTGGAGAATCCTTTAGAATTGGCACAGTACATCATGCAACAAGACCTATCCTGGACACCTACCGAACTGACCAAAGTAATAGATGAAGGCAAAAACAAAATTATTAATTTGCCCAAGCCCATTCCGGTGGATTTGGTGTATATTACCGTATGGGTAGATGAAAATGATAATGCTGTCTTTTATGAGGATATTTATGAACGCAACTCAATGGTGCGGCAGGCTTTTTTTAATAAACGTTGAGGTTTATTTTATTAGCTGCGTACTTTTGTATGTTTTTTGTATGTTTGTGTGATGATGATACAAGCCCGACATCTTTATAAGTCTTATAGTAATTTAACGGTGTTGCACGATGTAAGCGTAACTATTCAAGCTGCCGAATTGGTGGCAATTGTGGGACCTTCGGGGGCAGGCAAAAGTACTTTGTTGCATTTGCTCGGCACATTAGACCACGCCGATAAAGGCTCTATTGCTATTTTAAACACAGATGTTGCAAAACTGTCTGAAAAAAAATTGGCACAATTTCGCAATCGACATATTGGTTTTGTATTTCAGTTTCATCATCTTTTGCCCGAATTTACAGCAGTAGAAAATATTTGTATGCCCGCACTCATCGGCGGACAAAAGGAGAGCATTGCCCAAAAACGCGCTATGGAGTTGTTGGATTTTTTGAAATTAAGCCACCGCGCACAGCACAAACCCAACGCACTCTCCGGCGGCGAACAGCAGCGCGTGGCGGTGGCGCGTGCTCTTATTAATCAGCCGGCTCTCGTACTCGCCGATGAGCCTTCCGGTAATTTGGATTCCGAAAATGCCCGCGATTTACATACTTTGTTTTTTGATTTGTGTAAAAATATGGGACAAACTTTTGTTATCGTTACCCACAATCCCGACCTCGCTGCTATGGCGCACAGAACCCTACACATGAAAGATGGGCAAATGGTGTGACGGAAGGGTAAATATTTTATTTAAAAAATAATTTAACACAATTATTTGATAATCAGTTTTTTATCAAAAATTATAATTTTCACTTCTGCTTTATTTTATTATGTCACAACTCCCCCATATTGCTATCGCCGCCGACCACGCCGGTTTTGAATATAAAGAAGCCCTCCGCCTTTGGCTCAATGCGCTGGGCTATACTGTCAGCGATTTTGGCACTTTCTCTGCCGACAGCAGCGACTATCCCGATGCCGCACACCCACTCGCCGAAGCCATTGAAAATGCCACTTGTGAAGTGGGTATTTTGATTTGTGGTAGTGCCAACGGCGTAGCTATCACCGCCAACAAGCACCAACAGGTTCGCGCTGCACTATGCTGGATTGCCGAAATAGCTACCCTCGCCCGACAACACAACAACGCCAATGTCGTTTGTATTCCGGCACGATATACGGCTCTGGAACAGGCTAAAAATATTGTTCATACTTTTTTACACACTGATTTCGAAGGCGGCAGACACCAACGCCGTGTGGATAAAATTGCTGTTTGCTAAAAAACATAAAAAAGCCGTTGCTGTGAAATACAACAACGGCTTTTATTCTTCAGAGAAGGTTTTTTAGGAAGGAATAACTGTATTTCCTTTTATTTTCTCTTTAATTTTTTGCTCTATTTCAACGGCTACATCGGGATTATCCATCAAAAATTGCTTCGCATTTTCGCGACCCTGCCCGATTTTTGTACCTTGATAGCTATACCAAGAGCCGCTTTTATCCAAAATATTATGCTCGGCTCCCAAATCAATAATTTCACCGGTTTTGGAAATGCCCTGACCATACATTATATCAAACTCCGCACTGCGAAATGGCGGTGCTACTTTGTTTTTTACTACTTTGGCTTTGGTACGATTACCCGTAGCCTCATCTCCATCTTTAATCTGTGTGGAGCGGCGAATGTCAATGCGCACCGAAGCATAAAATTTCAGCGCATTACCGCCGGTCGTTGTTTCGGGATTTCCAAACATCACTCCTATTTTTTCGCGCAACTGGTTGATAAAAATACAGCAGCAATGTGTTTTGCTGATAGAACCCGTAAGCTTGCGCAATGCCTGACTCATCAAACGTGCCTGCAAACCCATTTTGCTGTCGCCCATTTCGCCTTCCAACTCGCCACGCGGCACCAACGCCGCCACTGAGTCAATCACTACAATATCAACAGCTCCCGAACGAATGAGGTGGTCGGCAATTTCGAGGGCTTGCTCGCCGCTGTCGGGCTGGGCAATGAGTAGGTTATCCACATCTACGCCCAATGCTTGTGCATAGTTTTTGTCAAAAGCGTGTTCTGCATCTATAAATGCTGCTATGCCTCCCTTCTTTTGAGCTTCGGCAATAGCGTGAATGGTAAGAGTGGTTTTGCCCGAAGATTCCGGACCGAATATTTCTATAATCCGCCCTTTCGGATAACCACCGATACCCAAAGCAATGTCCAAACCCAAAGAACCTGTCGGAATTACCTCTGTTTCTACTACTTGTGCATCACCCAATCTCATTACTGTTCCTTTACCGTGCGTTTTGTTTAATTTGTCGAGGGTGAGCTCTAATGCTTTTAATTTCTCTTTGTCGCCTGTTGTTGTTACGTTACTCATTGTTTTTTACCTTTAAAAATACTGATTTGTTAAAAAATTAAGTTTATTCGTATTTATCCTATGCTGTTTTTTTGTACGAAAGATAAACATTTTTTTGCTAAAAACAGTTCTTTTTTTAATTGTTTTTTTAAAAAATATTTTAAATTTTTCTACCTCTATATCATAAAAAAAGCCTTCTTGTATTCAACTTTTAAGTCAAAAACAAGAAGGCTTTATATTCGGTAAAATATAATTTCCTACTTCAGATTCATGTGCTTGAGCGTGATTACCTCCTGTGGCATAAGATAACGCCATTTGGAACGCGGCAGGTCTCTTTTGCTCAAATTGGCATATAATACGCGGTCTAAGCGTTTTACGCGGTAGCCTAATTTTTCAAAAATACGGCGTACTACGCGATTCCAACCGATGTGCAGTTCTATCCCTACTTCGCAACGGCTGCCTTCTGCATATTGAATATCATCTACTTGCGCAATGCCTTCCTCTAATTCCACACCATTTCGTATTTGCTCTATATCTTCCGTTTCTAAATCGCGATCGAGCAATACATAATAAACTTTGTGTACTTCGTTGCTGGGGTGTGATAATTTTTGCGCCAAATCGCCATCGTTGGTAATGAGTAATAAACCGGTAGTATTGCGGTCAAGCCTACCTACCGGGAATAATCCCACACCGCGCACACCACCCAAACAATCCAACACCGTGCGGCGACCTTCCGGGTCGTGGGTCGTACAAATTATATCTTTCGGTTTATTGAATAATACATATACTTTTTTATTCGGTATTATCACTTCTCCGCGAAAACGTACTTCATCTTCCGGCTTCACTTTGTAACCCATTTCTGTTACAACATTGCCATTTACTTGTACCTCACCATTAGCGATATGCTCGTCGGCTTTGCGGCGGGCGCATATTCCTGCATTGGAAAGATAACGGTTCAGCCTCCATTCGGAAGGCTGTGGGTTGAGATCCTCGGGGATTTCGGGTGCGGGAATACTGCGAACAAAGCGTTTGCGCTGGGGTCTGTCGAAATTATCTCTTTGGAAATTGCCCCTGTTGCGGTCTTGCCCATAATTATTGTTTGAGCGCGGGCGTGATTCGTAGCCGCCCCCCCCTTGTTGCGGGCGGTTGTTGTCGTAGCGGCGTGGCTGATACGGGCGTTGTTGATAATTACCTTCGCCGCCGCCCTCTTGTTGCGGGCGGTTGTTGTCGTAGCGGCGTGGCTGATACGGGCGTTGTTGATAATTACCTTCGCCGCCGCCCTCTTGTTGCGGGCGGTTGTTGTCGTAGCGGCGCGGCTGATACGGACGTTGTTGGTATTGAGGTCGCTCGCGATTGTCGCCGCCGCCCTCTTGTTGCGGGCGGTTGTTGTCGTAGCGACGTGGCTGATACGGGCGTTGTTGATATTGAGGTCGCTCGCGATTGTCGCCGCCCTCTTGTTGCGGACGGTTGTTGTCGTAGCGGTGCGGCTGATATGGGCGTTGCTGATATTGAGGTCGCTCGCGATTGTAGTCGCCGCCGCCCTCTTGTTGCGGGCGGTTGTTGTCGTAGCGGCGCGGCTGATACGGACGTTGCTGGTATTGAGGTCGCTCGCGATTGTAGTCGCCGCCGCCCTCTTGTTGCGGGCGGTTGTTGTCGTAGCGGCGCGGCTGATACGGACGTTGCTGGTATTGAGGTCGCTCGCGATTGTAGTCGCCGCCGCCCTCTTGTTGCGGGCGGTTGTTGTCGTAGCGGCGCGGCTGATACGGGCGTTGCTGTTGGTTGCCTTCTTCGCCGCCTTCGCCCGACTGATAGCGCGGGTTCGGATAGCGGCGTTGCTGATATTGAGGTCGTTCCTGCTCTTGCTCAGAGCCAGTGTTATCATTTTGTTGCTCACGGTTTTTTGTAAACAGCAAATTAGAAGCAGGTTTGTCTTTTTTAAAAAAGGAGTATTGGAAGATTTTCCTTTTACAAAAGGTTTGCCTTTTTTAAGACTCTCGTCCTGTTGATGTGGGGGTTTGTTCGGATATTGTTTCACGCTCGCCGATTTCGTTTTGTTCAATAATAATTTCTTTTAATTTGGGTAAATCTTGCATACCCTTTAAGCCAAAATAATCTAAAAATAATTTTCCTGTTGCATATAATAAGGGTTTTCCGATACTCTCGCTTCTGCCTGCAATACTGATTAATTCTTTATCCAACAGTTTTTGAACAGCATAATCGCAGTTCACACCGCGTATTTCTTCAATGGCTGCTTTTGTAATCGGCTGTTTGTAAGCGATAATGGATAGAGTTTCTAACGATGCATTGGATAATTGCCTTTTTGATTTTAAATTGAGATAATGAGATATTGTTTTATGATATTGTGCTTTACTTAAAAAATGATATCCTTCGTTGATGTTTACTAATTCAAAAGCGTAATCTTCGCTCTTATATTTATCTGCTATCGCAGCAATACAGGCTTTTATGACAGACTCAGACAGGGCTTGTTCAAATGTTTTTTCTAAAGTATCTTTTAAATCTTTTAAAGAAACGGCTTGTTCGGAAACAAATATAATTGCTTCTGCGTGTTTTTCTAATATTGACTGAGTAGGTTCTTGGCTTTGTGAGTCATTTAATTTTATTTCTTCTTCCATTCTTTCTTTGTTACTGCTAAATGATTCAGTAAAAACACAATTCTATTTTTTGATATTTGGATTTAAACGTAAAAATAAAGTAAAAAGTTGAATTTTTATATTTTTACATCAAAATATGCCCCAAAAAATCAAATTATTGGATTTATACTTAAAAAATCAAATGGTTTTTATTGCAAATTATGAATGATTTAATCGGTGATTTCTTTTTGCTTCGGTAGTTGTTCCAAACTTTTTGTATAGATATTTTCATATTGTCGTGCTACTATCGGGTAGCTGTATTCATTTACGGCTTTTTGGCGCGCCTGCCGCGATAATGTTTCGTAGTCGGGTGTTTCGAGTACTTGCTGTATGGCTGCCGCCAATGCCTGACTGTTGCGGGCGGGTGCCAAAAATCCGGTTTTGCCCGCTTCTATCATTTCAGGAATACCCCCCACTTCAAAACCCACCGAAGGTATGCCGCAGGCGGA
Above is a genomic segment from Sphingobacteriales bacterium containing:
- a CDS encoding FAD-binding protein, producing MPQNFEISVLPDVAANTDLLRPALARKYALAADHIAYIQIQRRSIDARQNPVKVLLRGIIYFLGENVLPPENALTFQFDHSVANVPHTCVVIGAGPAGLFAALRLIELGIRPLVLERGKNVRDRRRDLALLNREHIVNSNSNYCFGEGGAGTYSDGKLYTRSDKRGNIRRVLEILVLHGAKPDILIDAHPHIGTNKLPQVITAIRERIEAAGGAVLFHQKVTDFDVQSGALQAVITESGERFEARAAILATGHSARDIFYLLHQKKIQIIAKPFALGVRIEHPQTLIDHIQYHTPKRNEHLPPASYSLVQQAAERGVYSFCMCPGGIIAPCATQPEEIVTNGWSPSRRNNPFANSGLVVEIRLEDMKDFEQQGALQALAYQQAVEQAAWRAGGRRQSAPAQRVTDFLQKRVSPDLPECSYQPGIVSADLDAVLPAAVGGRLREALHFFGKKMKGYLTREAVLVGVESRTSSPVRIPRDTVSLQHPQVQGLFPCGEGAGYAGGIISAAIDGERCAEAVARML
- a CDS encoding L,D-transpeptidase family protein yields the protein MKKGLIFWVWISAFLYHNAGAQNAVVDGLICDFLFLEEIDYSEPQYSQLNIALQGENTLALHDVALFYNLYGCRTAWLKGNSLNVAAQNLISILKNADTEGLNSENYHFAKLSSAAQNIKNLPPQQLLEYELLFADAALAYAKHLRFGKVNPYSLNFMYEVTRDDFDIPAALNAVLSNQESLVVFFENLVPQYRQYQLLKQNLAHYRQRTAAAAPPIQVTLPPNQKAIKPAERSESVTLLRRRLQQIYPDLPTNYSNSGVFDTTYLYTDTLTLLQIKAGKHIIPAPDLSDAVLDSFYVTPQNSTTAAANNNFDEQLFDVQLLEYVKKFQYSCNLDADGVVGTKTLAFLNRSDADKIKEIQLAMEAWRWLPRNVEGTHILVNIAASLLTVYEGTESVIAKRVAVGKPSHKTPVFSDLMTYFEVNPYWSVPYSIATNEILPILRRNAGYLAANNMKLYNTAGNVVSPYAVNWGSVSAKNFPYAIKQMPGADNALGYIKYMFPNEYNIYIHDTPSRHLFKNSNRAVSHGCVRLENPLELAQYIMQQDLSWTPTELTKVIDEGKNKIINLPKPIPVDLVYITVWVDENDNAVFYEDIYERNSMVRQAFFNKR
- a CDS encoding ABC transporter ATP-binding protein, whose protein sequence is MIQARHLYKSYSNLTVLHDVSVTIQAAELVAIVGPSGAGKSTLLHLLGTLDHADKGSIAILNTDVAKLSEKKLAQFRNRHIGFVFQFHHLLPEFTAVENICMPALIGGQKESIAQKRAMELLDFLKLSHRAQHKPNALSGGEQQRVAVARALINQPALVLADEPSGNLDSENARDLHTLFFDLCKNMGQTFVIVTHNPDLAAMAHRTLHMKDGQMV
- the rpiB gene encoding ribose 5-phosphate isomerase B — protein: MSQLPHIAIAADHAGFEYKEALRLWLNALGYTVSDFGTFSADSSDYPDAAHPLAEAIENATCEVGILICGSANGVAITANKHQQVRAALCWIAEIATLARQHNNANVVCIPARYTALEQAKNIVHTFLHTDFEGGRHQRRVDKIAVC
- the recA gene encoding recombinase RecA; translation: MSNVTTTGDKEKLKALELTLDKLNKTHGKGTVMRLGDAQVVETEVIPTGSLGLDIALGIGGYPKGRIIEIFGPESSGKTTLTIHAIAEAQKKGGIAAFIDAEHAFDKNYAQALGVDVDNLLIAQPDSGEQALEIADHLIRSGAVDIVVIDSVAALVPRGELEGEMGDSKMGLQARLMSQALRKLTGSISKTHCCCIFINQLREKIGVMFGNPETTTGGNALKFYASVRIDIRRSTQIKDGDEATGNRTKAKVVKNKVAPPFRSAEFDIMYGQGISKTGEIIDLGAEHNILDKSGSWYSYQGTKIGQGRENAKQFLMDNPDVAVEIEQKIKEKIKGNTVIPS
- a CDS encoding pseudouridine synthase, which encodes MLFTKNREQQNDNTGSEQEQERPQYQQRRYPNPRYQSGEGGEEGNQQQRPYQPRRYDNNRPQQEGGGDYNRERPQYQQRPYQPRRYDNNRPQQEGGGDYNRERPQYQQRPYQPRRYDNNRPQQEGGGDYNRERPQYQQRPYQPHRYDNNRPQQEGGDNRERPQYQQRPYQPRRYDNNRPQQEGGGDNRERPQYQQRPYQPRRYDNNRPQQEGGGEGNYQQRPYQPRRYDNNRPQQEGGGEGNYQQRPYQPRRYDNNRPQQGGGGYESRPRSNNNYGQDRNRGNFQRDNFDRPQRKRFVRSIPAPEIPEDLNPQPSEWRLNRYLSNAGICARRKADEHIANGEVQVNGNVVTEMGYKVKPEDEVRFRGEVIIPNKKVYVLFNKPKDIICTTHDPEGRRTVLDCLGGVRGVGLFPVGRLDRNTTGLLLITNDGDLAQKLSHPSNEVHKVYYVLLDRDLETEDIEQIRNGVELEEGIAQVDDIQYAEGSRCEVGIELHIGWNRVVRRIFEKLGYRVKRLDRVLYANLSKRDLPRSKWRYLMPQEVITLKHMNLK
- the scpB gene encoding SMC-Scp complex subunit ScpB, coding for MEEEIKLNDSQSQEPTQSILEKHAEAIIFVSEQAVSLKDLKDTLEKTFEQALSESVIKACIAAIADKYKSEDYAFELVNINEGYHFLSKAQYHKTISHYLNLKSKRQLSNASLETLSIIAYKQPITKAAIEEIRGVNCDYAVQKLLDKELISIAGRSESIGKPLLYATGKLFLDYFGLKGMQDLPKLKEIIIEQNEIGERETISEQTPTSTGRES